A window from Diachasmimorpha longicaudata isolate KC_UGA_2023 chromosome 5, iyDiaLong2, whole genome shotgun sequence encodes these proteins:
- the Mnb gene encoding serine/threonine-protein kinase minibrain produces the protein MEYGGGAGGGRGGVQQTTGARGITGTDTTDAAWHKHEQMILMESSRHKQQLSGRTGTGGAPLYGRLVAEEPAVCGTGVGGVPQETPADIHAMQARIPHRFRDPATAPLRKLSVDLIKTYKHINEVYYAKKKRRAQQMQGEDGSHKKERKLYNDGWDDDNHDYIIKNGEKFLDRYEIDSLIGKGSFGQVVKALDLEEQTQVAIKIIKNKKPFLNQAQIEVRLLEMMNRADTDNKYYIVKLKRHFMWRNHLCLVFELLSYNLYDLLRNTNFRGVSLNLTRKFAQQLCTALLFLSTPELNIIHCDLKPENILLCNPKRSAIKIVDFGSSCQLGQRIYQYIQSRFYRSPEVLLGIPYDLAIDMWSLGCILVEMHTGEPLFSGANEVDQMNKIVEVLGMPPKHILDQAHKARKYFDKLPTDGSYVLKKSKDGKKYKSPGSRRLHDILGVESGGPGGRRINEPGHSISDYLKFKDLILRMLDFDPKTRVTPYYALQHNFFKRTADEGTNTNIAAANSANTSPAVVAMSQDSGLVTMSGQGSGSSSSLMQVPSLPGVYQPMECESSPRQCGNRRINTTLYPSTTSATEVSTTSAPTSIQSMDNSRIQSSLGTYNSLILPGMGHLPAMMTSPMIPQQNFYNYSYGGNDAHGIVRQPTSVATSKQRDPEREDSPMVGVCVQQSPVAIH, from the exons TGAGTGGGAGAACGGGTACCGGTGGTGCACCTTTGTACGGACGTCTTGTAGCTGAGGAGCCAGCAGTATGTGGTACAGGTGTTGGGGGTGTACCCCAGGAAACCCCAGCGGATATTCACGCTATGCAAGCGAGGATACCTCACAGGTTTCGGGATCCAGCGACTGCTCCCCTACGAAAGCTCAGTGTTGACCTCATAAAGACCTACAAACACATCAACGAG GTTTACTATGCGAAGAAAAAGAGGAGAGCGCAACAGATGCAGGGCGAGGATGGCTCGCACAAGAAGGAGAGGAAGCTCTACAACGACGGTTGGGACGACGACAACCACGACTACATCattaaaaatggtgaaaaGTTCTTGGATCGATATGAAATTGATTCATTAATAG GTAAAGGCAGCTTCGGCCAAGTAGTAAAAGCACTTGACCTCGAAGAGCAAACACAGGtagcaataaaaatcatcaagaaTAAAAAACCCTTCCTCAATCAAGCGCAAATCGAAGTTAGGTTATTAGAAATGATGAATAGAGCGGATACCGACAACAAGTATTATATAG TTAAACTGAAAAGGCACTTTATGTGGCGAAATCATTTGTGTCTGGTATTCGAGCTGCTGTCTTATAACCTGTACGACCTACTTAGAAATACGAATTTCCGTGGGGTGTCATTGAACCTCACGAGGAAGTTTGCGCAACAACTGTGTACTGCCCTACTGTTCCTGTCCACACCGGAATTGAACATCATTCACTGTGATCTGAAGCCCGAGAATATTCTTCTCTGCAATCCGAAGAGGAGTGCGATTAAGATTGTAGATTTTGGGAGTTCGTGTCAATTGGGACAGAGG aTATACCAATATATACAGTCTAGGTTTTATCGATCACCCGAGGTTTTACTCGGCATTCCATATGATCTGGCGATAGATATGTGGAGTTTGGGGTGTATTCTAGTGGAAATGCATACAGGGGAACCTCTGTTCAGTGGGGCTAACGAG GTCGATCAGATGAATAAAATAGTGGAAGTGCTGGGTATGCCACCGAAGCACATATTGGACCAAGCGCACAAAGCGCGGAAGTACTTTGACAAACTCCCAACGGACGGTTCTTACGTACTGAAAAAGTCCAAGGACGGTAAAAAGTACAAATCCCCTGGTTCCCGAAGACTACACGATATACTAGGAGTTGAGAGTGGTGGTCCAGGTGGTAGGAGGATAAATGAACCAGGCCACTCAATATCCGACTACCTCAAGTTCAAGGATCTTATACTTAGAATGTTGGATTTTGATCCGAAAACGAGGGTAACGCCTTATTACGCGTTACagcacaattttttcaagagaACGGCCGATGAGGGGACCAACACAAATATTGCTGCTGCCAATAGTGCTAATACGAGTCCAGCGGTGGTTGCTATGAGCCAGGACAGTG GACTGGTAACAATGTCAGGGCAGGGTAGTGGCAGTAGTAGCAGCTTGATGCAAGTGCCAAGCCTACCTGGTGTATATCAACCGATGGAGTGTGAATCATCACCACGCCAATGTGGTAATCGTCGTATCAATACGACCCTATATCCATCAACAACATCAGCCACTGAGGTATCAACTACCTCAGCCCCAACGTCCATACAGTCAATGGACAATTCACGGATACAAAGCTCTCTTGGCACTTACAACAGCCTCATTCTCCCTGGTATGGGGCATTTACCAGCTATGATGACATCACCTATGATACcacaacaaaatttttacaaCTACAGTTATGGGGGTAATGATGCACATGGTATTGTTAGACAACCAACGTCAGTTGCAACGAGCAAACAGAGGGATCCAGAGCGCGAGGACAGTCCAATGGTTGGTGTTTGTGTACAACAGAGTCCAGTTGCTATacattga